Below is a window of Thermodesulfobacteriota bacterium DNA.
GACGGGGCTCGCCCCTCCGGAGCGGCGGGCGAGCCTTGCCGCGCGGGAGCCGCCTGCCGATCCATCCACCCGGCGTACCTGCGGGCCCTGGGCAGCTCCCCCTCCAGCCGCGGCCTTCCAGCGAGGGGGAAGCTGGAACGGGAGCCACCGCTCCGGGGGGAGATCGGAAGGGTAGAAGGGGCCTCTCCAGTGCTCGTAGTGCCACCCGGAGGTGCCGATCCGGAGGCGGGACCGGAGCGCTGCCACGCTAGCCGCACAGCTGCCGGAAGAGGGCTTCGGTCTCTTCCTTCCGGCAGAGCTCGGTGCCCGGAGTCGCCAGCGCCGCCGTGCCCGCGGCCACCCCGAAGCAGAAGGCCTCCTCCACCGGCCGCTCCCGGGCCAGCGCCAGGACCATTCCCGCCACGAAGCTGTCGCCGGCCCCCACGTCGCTGCGGATCTCGACCTCGGGCGCCCGCACGCGCCGGTGCCCGCCCTCCCAGGTGAGGAGGGCGCCCTCGGAACCCAGGCTCAGCGCCAGCACCCGGCATCCCCCCCTCTCCACCACTTCCCGGCTGGCCTCCCGGAGGGCCTCCTCGCCTTCCAGGCGGCTCCCCACCAGGGACTCAAGCTCCGCCCGATTGGGCTTGGCCAGGTAGACCCCGTGCTCCAGGGCCTCTGCCAAGGCCGGGCCCGACGTGTCCAACACCATGCGGGCTCCCGACCTGGCGGCCACTCGGGCGACTCGGGCCCAGAAGTCCTCGGGAGCCCCGGGAGGAAGGCTGCCGCTCCCCACCAGGTAGTCCGGGATCGGAGCCCAGGCGGCCAGGAGCTCGAGGCAGCGGCGCCACTCCTCCTCCCCGAGCTCCGGGCCCGGGAGCACCAGCCGGTACTCGCGGCCCGACTCGGCCTCCAGGACCACCAGGCTCTCCCGGACCTCTCCGGAGATCGCCACCGGGTAGTGCTCCAGGCCCTCGTCGGCGAGCATCCGCCCCAGGGCCTCTCCCATCACGCCTATCCCCTCAGGGGCCGGAGGGGGTGGCCGGTGCGGGCTGGAACTCGTCCCCCAGCGCCTTCATCGGTTCGCCGCAGCACACCAGCTCCCCGTCCCCGCTCTCCAGGACGCGCACCTTGTTGCCGCAGACCTCGCACAAGTAGGCTTCTCCCACTCTGGTCGCCATCGCTTGCCTCCTTTCTCGCCCCCCGGAGACGGAGGGCTGCCGCCTGCGTCACGCCCGCCCCGCCGGCTCGCGCCCCCGCCCCAGGAGCAGGTCGCCGTACTCGCGGTTCGCCGCCACCTGTTCGTTGTGCCACCGCCCGCCGGCCTTCTCGTTGGCGTGGTGCCAGAGCTCCAGGGCCTTGCGGTACCAATAGAGGGAGCGCTCGGTCTCCTCTCGTCCGGCCGCGTGGCGGGCCAGCCGCAGGTAGTCCCGAGCGTCCGCTGCGAGGAAGTGGGGGTGGTGGAGCAAGACTCGATCCACCTCCGGTGCGAGAGGCGCCACGTCCTTGGGGACACGGGCGCAGGCAACTTCGTTCATGCCGTTCTCCTTTGGTTTCGTTGGAGGTTTCGCTTGCCCGCGAAAGAGGGCCCCGGTGCGAGAGAACTCCACCCGCCTAAGCCTTGCCTGCAGGCGCGGCCTGCATGGCGAGGGATTGGTCCACCTCGGCCTCGGCCTCCAGCCAGTCCTGCTCCGGGCTGCCGCCGAGGAAGCCCCGGCGCTCCGCCCTGTAGTAGGCGGCCTGGCGGATCATCCGCTCCCGATCCAGGGCGTGGGTCCCGCCGGTGGAGGCTGCGGGTGCTTGCGCCTTGCGGGCGCGGGGCGTAGCTGCCTTGCGAACCCGCTGGGCCGGCGAGGTCTTGGCAGGGGCTTGGGCCTGGCCTTCGTCGGCGGTCTTCCTGAAAGGTGCCATCTGCGTCTCCTTGGGGGAAGTGGATGGGTCGGACAGGAGCCGAATCCGGAAGCCTGGCGCCGGGCGGGAGCGGGGACGGGAGCCCCAACCTTCCCGAGCGGGGGAAGATTTCCCGCCGTCGCCCCTTCTCGCCGCCCCCGACCGCGGTGCCGCGCCCCGGCATTCGGCCTCCCATCCGGGCAAGACTATACCCGACTGCCCGCGCCGAGCGGAGTCATCCCGGAGCGAATTGGACCAACGGCCACGACCTTTATCCGAGGGGTTCACGGGCCCCATGGCCGGGCTCCGGTCGCAGGGCCTTCCACCAGCCGTTTGGGTAATTTCGCTATCCCAAGGGGTCAAAGTCGGGGAGCACGCTTGAATTGTTCGCCGCAGCGGGGAAGGGTTGAAGGACACGCCGGGAGCGTCCCGGGCGCCAGGGGGGACTGCCTCGAAGAAATGGGACAGGAAGGAGCACCCATGGCCAAGAGGATGGAAGACTGGGATGCCGGGCAGTTCTACGCGGCCTTCCACGGCGCCGCCGAGAAGGCCGCCGACGCGAAGTTCCGAGAGAAGTTCGAGGCGCTGGCCAAGGCCATCGAGCCCCTCCAGCGGGAGTTTGCCCGGCAGACCGCCAAGTGCGGCCCGGAGATCGGCTCGCTGATGGAGGATCTGCAGTGGATCGCCGCCAAGATGGGGTACTGCGAGAAGCCCCGGGGGTTCGAGAGGGAGTGCGAAGACCTCTACCGCAGGCTGTGCCAGGCCATCGCCAAGGTCAACTCCCTGCGGGACACCTGCTTCGTGTGACGCGCCGCCGGCGAGGCGCCACCGGGTCCCAGGAGGCACCGTGAGCTCGGAACAGTTCGTCTGCCTGGTCTGCGGGTACAACATGGTCGGGGCGCGCCCCGACCGTTGCCCCTTCTGCGGCGCCACCCCCGACCGGTTCCTCACCAGCGAGGAGTGCTCCGCCCGCTACCGGGTGGTGGCGACTCCCGTGGCCGAGGGGGTCTTCCAGCTGCGCTCCACGCCGGAGCTGGGGCTGGAGCATGCCGCCTACCGGGTGGAGACGGGGCGTCGGATCTGGTGGATCGACTGCCCGGCGAGCTTCGACCGGAGCCTGCCGCCCGCGGACGTGATCACCTTCACCCACCACCACTTCCTCGGGGCGTCCAACCAGTACCGTGAGCACTTCGGGTGCGAGGTGCGGATCCACCAGCTCGACTCCGGCCACGACCTGTGCCGGGGCTTCCCCTTCGACCGCCCCTTCGTCGCCGACTTCGTGGAGGACGGGATCGAGGCGATCCACCGCGACGGCCACACCCCCGGCTTCAGCTTCTACCGCTTCGAGGGGGTGCTCTTCTCCTGCGACTACGTCTTCCTCAAGGGCGGCCGGATGGAGTTCAACCCCTTCGGCCCGGCGGAGGAGACCCGCCGGGGCGCCCAGCGCCTCCTCGCCGCCGTGGACGGCCGGGGCCTGCACACGGTCTGCGGCTACCGGGA
It encodes the following:
- a CDS encoding rubredoxin-like domain-containing protein, which gives rise to MSSEQFVCLVCGYNMVGARPDRCPFCGATPDRFLTSEECSARYRVVATPVAEGVFQLRSTPELGLEHAAYRVETGRRIWWIDCPASFDRSLPPADVITFTHHHFLGASNQYREHFGCEVRIHQLDSGHDLCRGFPFDRPFVADFVEDGIEAIHRDGHTPGFSFYRFEGVLFSCDYVFLKGGRMEFNPFGPAEETRRGAQRLLAAVDGRGLHTVCGYREVTPFDTWRRQLGALLESGR
- a CDS encoding desulfoferrodoxin FeS4 iron-binding domain-containing protein, producing the protein MATRVGEAYLCEVCGNKVRVLESGDGELVCCGEPMKALGDEFQPAPATPSGP
- a CDS encoding DUF2934 domain-containing protein, whose product is MAPFRKTADEGQAQAPAKTSPAQRVRKAATPRARKAQAPAASTGGTHALDRERMIRQAAYYRAERRGFLGGSPEQDWLEAEAEVDQSLAMQAAPAGKA
- a CDS encoding 1-phosphofructokinase family hexose kinase, with amino-acid sequence MGEALGRMLADEGLEHYPVAISGEVRESLVVLEAESGREYRLVLPGPELGEEEWRRCLELLAAWAPIPDYLVGSGSLPPGAPEDFWARVARVAARSGARMVLDTSGPALAEALEHGVYLAKPNRAELESLVGSRLEGEEALREASREVVERGGCRVLALSLGSEGALLTWEGGHRRVRAPEVEIRSDVGAGDSFVAGMVLALARERPVEEAFCFGVAAGTAALATPGTELCRKEETEALFRQLCG